ATTTCACACGGTCACCACGGCTTTGTATCTAGCACAATGGACGAATGGACCCCAATCAGATTCTAAATTACATACAATACCAACCCACCTAcatcatatttgaaaaaaattcaaatcacaACCGGCCAAGTGTACAAAAAACTAGACGGTCCATTCCACCAGACAATTTAAATACCTAATTACATCGGGTGTAACTTCCCTcagtaaatataaaagtataagCGTTTTCCACCCTGATAATCATGCTGAGCAACCGGTTAAGTATGAGAAACTTGATTCGTTTGAATTTTTgtggttattttttattttgagggAGTGAAACAGTGACATGGCAGATTTGATTTCAACTTGGggataagaaaaatatgtttgttataCAGATGTCAAgatacaatttaaaatttattaatatatattatatacatactAGAGTAAAAGTTTTTGTAGTCATACTTAATCTTTTTTAATCTTAGCATTGCAAAAaaagaattctagaaattttcaaaagaaaagtagaaaataacaataaaaataaagacaaAACTAATCAACTTACACCTCTAGTATCTTTCTAAGTGCCGTTTCACATAAAGCGTTCGAGGCACCTACGTCCTACGCTTCGAGTAAAACGTAGAGCgttgattttatttaaactggGAGTACCGGAGCAGTACCAAAATGGATGCGCAACTGTGTGCACTAATAGTTGTATTTGTAGCCCTATATTCCGATTTTAGCAAGCATTCGAGAAAGTTTGTGAATTATCTTCGGATAAGTATTAAGACTTTCAACGAATTGTATGTGTAAGTGGAATATCAACTCACATAATTGTGAATAATAGCAGCGGCAATGTCTTCCCAAAAAAcgtccaaattttgtttttctcagaTAGCAGTTCATGGTAGTTCCTTATATAATCGCGTACCTACGTTGAGCGCGCAGACTAAGCGTGAGTCCACGCCATAAATAAGACAAACACTTACAGAACCTGTATATGACAGGATAAGTTTGTTCAGTACCAACCGAAACTCAAGCATAGTACGCAgtctttattaaatatttctatattttttgaaaaacagatTTGTTTGTAATTTGTTTCCCTGTATGCACTGTACTTGAATAGACTAAGGGAATTGGACTTTCTGATCTAATCCATCTATTGATATGAGTTTATACTTCGATGAAAATGTGTTAGCCGACTTTATCGTTGTTTGTTAATTCTATATGTACTTTTTATTAGGTCGCTAATCATACATCTAACGCTAAAGATTTTTATGTAAGGTAACATTGAATATGACGTCTTCTTTGTACTTAAAGCTTCGTGTAtctttaccatttttttttaatctatcaCTCGATTTCTCCAGTTCTTAATTCATTTGACGACAACTAACTCAGTTTCCTcccatttttcttttgtatttttcatgCCATGTTCATGACATGTCTCTTTGGATCCATTCTTTCCAAATGACTCAACCATTGCAATCTTTTCAATCTGACTACGTCCGCTTATTCCAAAATAGCATTTACCAGTCCCAGTTTAACTTGTTTTTGAGCTTCTTATCCTGAACTCAAGCCAAGTAGtttttatctgaagaaatatgATGTATGGAAATCTTTTTCCAAATACATTtatattgtgatatttttatagtaaaaatattgaTCTCTTTCTGAGGTCCATTGCCCTCCGTCTCCTACGAtcttttgtttcaattttccaCTGCTAGACACCAATCTTAGATAAATCTAATTCAGATCCATCCTTTCACCTTTTTCTGGTTTGGCCATTTGATCTTAAACCATCCCGTGTGTCAGacattacttttttatttatctattttcctTGGATCTCATTACATTATCTGTTCTCCTCAGGttccttttttttgttactttttatgGTATAAAATTAAGTTTAAGAATATTCCTTTAGTATATCACTTGTTTACTTTTTGTTAGTTCACAGGTTACTGATGAATATTTATCTTGAACAAAGTTAGTTTGGATTGTACTCTTAATAAATTCGATCTTAATAATGGTGTATCAGTAAAGTACGgagtattgttttaattttattcggCGTCATCTTTTCTATCCTTTAATAATACACTTGTaatcttgaaattttataaattcatttaatccTAAACCATCTTATCATGTGGTGTATGGCTGTTTGTTTGGTCAtgcattatatttttctttccatgcCTTTCTATATTTGGAATGCTCTTTTGTACTTTCccatttcttctatttctctcagcagttttttttttactttttcaatccatatttttcttggtctttataattttcatctGCTATTCTGACgtcgaatgtttttttttgttattctacATTCGGGCATCTGGAATATGGCAAACCATTTCAATTATGCTCCATATATCTTATTTCTAACTGGttttatctttaaaataaaaactgaattttagtcaccaccttccAAGGGTGACATCTCGAAAaggggtgggctgaggaaaCACCCTCTATATATAATACTATAAGTATGAAATAAGTACCAAGACAAAATATACTACTATCCAATTACGGCGTAtccaatgaaaaaattcattattcactAATTCTCTTTAATCGGTAGGTTTTTctaaaataacaatatattgactgaatttttgaataaattcaatttcgtAAAGGGCTTTTTATGTCCAATTTCGCAAGGGataattacaaaattcaatcaatatCATCCCTTTTAATAGTAGAATTAATACTCTACGCTAATGTCTAGGTTTAAACAGATAAAAACAAAGCATAACAATATTCTCACCAATTCTAAGCACTTGTTCGTGCACTGTCTGTTGCCTACTGCATTATTCATGAAAGGGGTGTCCATTTCCTGTGTCAAGACCGGCAACCCCTTTGGTTGCTTTTTTGACCCTTTCTTGAACTGTCCGCTTAAGAAAACTCCACAAGTGCACGGAACAGGATCTTTCCCTTCGTGGTCGTTATTCCTATCGTCCTTAAAATCTTTATGATGGATTAATCTTTCGACAAGAGACGGTCGGCGTTCTCTTGAATGGATTTCGTTACTTTGTTCGTCAtcatcttctttttcttgtttGTCTTTCtaaaacagaaacaaatatGAAAGAACTAATTAAACCGAATTAGCGTAagaatgtttataatatatttgttcatTTCATGTTATGTCTCTAGCCGTTCAAGAGAttcttagaaattatatatttttgatcaaaaatatttaattaacgacaGTGCTGGACATTTTTACAGAAACAAAAGTTACATATCTACataaatattcactattattaACTGTaatactattttcaaattatattttgtgatCAAAGTTTGTAACTAATTCTAAGACTTTTTACAGTAACAGAACGACTTCCTCAAGATAGATAATGGTCTTTATTTATGACGTGGTTAATTAGAAATCttaatacgagggctgctacttaagttttgagatatgacaatactgatataaatatgtcaaatttgacattaccataaaatatttacatttttcatggtaaacgtactcagaacgtgttggcACACGGGTGCTATTTGAGTTCACAGAATGAATTTCGTAAAGGTCAACCATAATCGGCTGTTGTGGCAGAAAACTTAGATACTGTGcctaaactgatattgcaagacaGTCATGTGACATGCCGTGAGATTGAGGTATACTTGGACATTAGTTctactcgcatacattcaatattgcatgaacatttggctatcgaaaaaattgttctatatctatatctatatctataagaTAGTGACATGAGACGAATGATAGATATATGCATATTAACCCGAAACTGAAAAATCGCAGACGAagtacttcgaagcaaatggtcgcctgtttttattgaataactggacatgtcccCACCATTCCAGTAGAGTAGCGTAGAAcaatcaattctgaatggtacatcagcatttgtttcACAGAAGTaatggaaaaaatcaagaaaaccaatcgcagaagacgaaccATTCTCTACAACAACAACGCGAGTTgttacacatcagttcaaacatgaacatttttgaacagtcaagaaattgaattgattggTCATgcaccgtacagtccttgttcgGGACCcaataatttttacttattcctgaagttaaaaaataaattgggaaGTTTTGTTACCCCAGAAGAAGCAGTTGAACGTTCATATTACATGGTTTTAAGTTGCCTCAatcagaatagaaaaaatacttcgaCAATCAGTTTAAACGCgcgaaaaaacatttttttgaaagctaTAGAGACGTTTCaggataattttgaaaaacatttagtTGATTTCGTACAACccgtttgaaaaatatatttttgtatatattagtTACGAAATTACTACAGTAACTCTACAGTTAATTCAattgatttccttatttcacAACAGCCGTATTTTGAGGAATATATTTGATAATCTATTGTATGTCTAAAGCCTAAAAGtttattactaaaataaaaaaatcgcttaCTATTTCAGAAATTCTTTGCTTTGGAATGGGTTCACAAGTATTTGTTGGTGTTGGCGTTATAGCTTCTGTTGGTAAATAAGGGAGTTCTAAAATTCGTTTAggttcttcatttttttctgtcgTTGTACTGAATACTTCTGTTTTATTCTCGACAGAATCCAAATCCTGTTTAGCTGATACGGGAATTAAAGAAATCGCACATATGGCAGCCGcaaataaaaactgaaacatAATCATATTGTAGAAGTTTTCTACCAAGCAGACAGTTGCAGAACCAATAAATGCGTAGTATATTTccttcattttaaataatgtgattatacataaaaaatatatacatatgaTCTGACAGGGAAAAGCTTCATTTTATGCTGAATAAATCCCaaacatatatttcaagtttaaaatgTTAAAGGTTAATATCAAGCctcaaaagtatgtatttgtacaaaaaatatccaCATTGAAACTATAGTGcttattctaataattattgtGGTTGGAATAAGCTCTAATAtcaagaacaaaaattttattataagtaaGTGTTTTAAGTGTTTAAAGTAAATTGAGATATTGACATTAACTCAAAATTAACATCGAACCTGTGTTGCGAGATTCACTCACAAACAACTAATGAAATAAAGTgaagaaaatgatgatgaaTAAGGAatccatttattaaaaaagcttTGCATGCACTTACAAGTGCAACACGTAACGTAATAAGTAATACAATGTTGCATTCAATGTGCGAACAATCGTCATTTAGTGCACCTTAAAAGGGATATTTAATTGCACGGAAAAATAAATACCGATGATGCTAGAAAGTTAACTAGACGCGCTTAccaaaacatttcaaatatgtgagaattgGAATAAGGATaaactatattattaattaagtcGCTACTTTGGAAccaacaatttataataaatttgcaAAATGTATAGTGAACATTcacatacaatttttatatggGTCGCTCAAATCCTGTGAATTCCggattctggataatttttcaaataactcaGTTCTCCACCAACTATTTTATGGTAACAGGCAATTCTGATATCAGTAGCGCCAGATGCTCTACAGCCATATGAGGATACAATATTAGCTCTACTAACACactaaaacaactaaaaatCCAATGTGCgtttatttcttctttctacTTAAAGTAGTTTACGTTAAATTACGTATTGCACTTGTACACGTATAAAAAGCTTGAAAAAGATCCAAGCAATTTACGCAAAGTGTTTTCTTCTTCGTTCATTAGAACGATAAAGATcagatatattcaaatatttgaaaatgattctaaatgatGATGATCTTAACTTGAACTTCTCatataaatttaattctttAATATTACACTCTAATTACTTAATATCAAAAAGAGAGAAATAAGATAACTGCTTgaattatttcttgttcttaAAAAACACTTAATTATCATTTTACTTTGATGTTCGCTTCATTTTTAACGAAATGAAGGGTTGAAacaataactataattaatctATAAGAAATCAAGAGGGTTTCTAATTGTTAACGGCGGCTATTTTACCGAATACTACGACGTTAAGAAGTAAGCGTTTTTAAGAAAGACTTCTGGAAAAATGCTCCAAATAGTTAATGCCATTCCTAATATTACAGTTAATCCACGTAAAACTATGAAAACTGGGATTAATATCGTTGAAATAGTTTGCTTTCAGAAGCTAATTTTGGGCTTGAGCTGCATTGGCTTATAGTTTATGATCTTGAGATTTGAATCCATCATagcaaaaattcaaattccaGTTTACTAACTTTAAATTTATCCTCAACTCTAACGTGACTGGGTAGATCCAAATCCTTAATCCAAAGACTCAAATCAAATGATACGAAATAATTGGGATGTAAGTCTTAACTCGAAATTAGCTTATAGTTGTTCCATTATCAATTGCAGAaaacagttatgcgaggaacaatcaatatttcataaatacgcacaaatgatgactctaattcagacgattctgactaccatgattatttataaagatattttagaattgaaatgttttctgttcttttgttttatttatttttcttcgttgttcttgctttgaaatttcgttttccagaaaaaaacgaatggggtacaaaaaggggtCAGTTCATGTCTGCCTTATAGGCAGGTACATTTGACTCGTCTGTTTATGTATGCGAGGTACAATAATGATTTCTTTGTAAGTTCCGAATAGGATTACAATTAAGTgcaacaaaattgtcggcaagggtttttataatctgcaattgatattggaagaactatacctaACTTCGAAAATAAAACCATAATTGAGCTCAgtgattctgaaaatttttaaaacccaaTTCGATCCCTTAGTAAGGAATTGTACTGAAAATAATACttcagttttcaaaaacaaaaattatataaacttgAGTTGATCAAGCAAAAGGTAATAGAGAGGTAAAAAAGAGGAAATTCGattcaatttgtaataattagaACTTAATCTCAaaacttaaaatcaaaataccAGATAATTACAatcgaaatttttcgaaattaaaatatttcttctcttACCTTCCTCATTTTTGCTGaacactttttattattaataagaacCTCTAAAACGTGTATCTATATTGAGGTCAattcattagaaaaatattacactttAAAAATGCATAGTTATCAAAACATTGAACGTAATGTATAAACAAGACaaccaaattaaaaacaatGCAGATAAGAAATTATAAAGGGTGTTCGACAAAATCATTAACAAtgcaattttttagaaatatgcaTTTATGACTGAAAATAGAgttcaaatttagaaaatctCATCTCAAAGTATTTTAACTTTCAAGGAGCAGAAAAAGCAGTTAAAAAGTAAAACCTAAATCGTCCGATTTACATCTTCAGTTGTTGGATTTATATGTTACTACCAAAGACCGAAAACGATCAGTGGCCATTTTAAACAGCCTCAACACGATGTAGATCTTTCAGAACATCCACAACGCGACATGGACGACCACGATTGCTCAAAATTTAACTAGCCGAGTTTCAGCTGAAGcaacagataaaattattgaatcgCAAAAGACAAACTGGTATTATATTAAAGCTAAAAAGTAAACAATAATTGTaagtaaaacaataaaatgattGGAGTACGTGTCTGCCGGATACGTGGAAACTATGGAATGGAAGGAAAGATATGATGTCCAAGAGACAGTAACAGTTCTAGACCGATGGAATTGTTATAAGTTGCTGTTGACACAGGAATAAGAGCCAAAcgtcaaaatatatatacagaaGTGATATCATCAATGATCAATGAAGAGAAAGCAAATAAGATAATAAGGGAGTGTACACTGGAAATTATACTGTTGGTACAAGACTGTAAAGGAAAAGACATGATCGAGAATCTGCTCTCAATGCCCTTCTTTGACTGGAAAAGGACGCCACATTCTGTGAGAATACACAATAGATTGTTTCGGAGAAATAGCAGATTTAAACTAGAATAGAAAACTCCATTCTGCTTTGGAAATGCATAAAATAATCTGTAAAAGGGAAGAAGATGGAAGAGAAGGTGGATAATTAAGTAAGTTTCCAAATTGTGGAAACTTAATCGACCAATCTAGGTGGCACCTACCAACCTAAAGTGTTCATTGAAAAAGGATACACTTACTTTTTGCCTGCGTAAATCAGAGTTCATACTTAATATCACTGTCATTGTCAGTTatagataattcaataattaattcgaGTTCAGTTGAAGGAAAAGTGTACTTAATGCTTCCTTACTTAACTGAAATTCAGAAAGCTGCCGTTATTGCCAAATTGGAAAATGGTTGGACTTAAAAGGTTGATAATTTTggtacaatgaaaatattttggtaaataCTTACCAGATATCTAAATATAGCTAAACGTGGCAATACATGTAAATTTACacagttaaaattttttaaatatctatatcAAGACTTATATGTTATTCCAATAAACAGAATTGTACAAAACTGGTATTAATGTTTTGCCACCAGCAAgaactttataataaaataattccataagaaaaaattatgctTAGATGATTTAAATCATTTACCTTAAGTCTTCGGTTGTAATAATGTGTAGGAGGAATTGGAGTTTGTATTTTGAggaaacacatttttcatttttctagaaGGCATGGagtttaatagaaaatatcaatttgtttcaaaaagAGTAAAAAATGTACATGTACATACAGCCCATTCCAATTTCTTGATACAGAATGCAGTGCATTAGTTTCAAGGGTCTCTTCACAACTAATTACAAGTGTTTATCACGTCTAAAGAGCGTGTAAATACTATCAGATCCGAACACGAAGAGTCAAAGgtacaaaaccaaaaaatttatgtaaagcTGTCAGTTCGGAAGGAAGgaagtttgaaattttcatatcgACCTCAATTGGTGTTACATTAAGTCTATATATATGCAAAACATTCGATCAAGAGAGAATTATTGTTTAAtatctattaaaatttatattgatatttattaaagtaCCTTGTAATCATAAAAAGTCACCTTATCTAATacttatttcagaaaaattgttataaagcATCACTCCTTTGTATAGAGAACATTCCGTAAGTACCTCGTAAAGAAGTGATACCATTAGGCATTGATTTAGTAAAAACTGGCATACATTATAAAATACCAGTTTCACGACTTATTGGGCaaagtagaaataaaatttatttgatagatTTTGCCGGAAATCATTAATGTTGGTTTTATGCATGGCCGCAACAGTGGGAAGACCGCTTCGGAAATATTGTATCAAGAGGGCGCGTTATGCAATACTGACTACTATGAGCTCGAAAAGCAAGGTCAATCATTAAGATTCTGTACGAGGGAAAGCATTAGTTTCTATTATCATTATACAACTGCATTTTTGAGTATGTACCTAATATTAAACTGAACAAACCAACCCGGTAAATCCAATGTTGAATAATGATGAAAAGGTCAAcaatttttcatactttcacaatttaaatgaataaaacattatttaaagcGGGTAAAACTGAAAGTTGAAACGATTGGAATGTCAGAGTCTTGACATATATTCTCAAAATATGATAAGACGCCAagtatttaattagaaaaaacttttaacaaTTGTAAATAGTTTCCTTGAAATGTATTTAGAACGTAGTTGAGAAGgcatatttaattcaatattgatTCAATTTGTTATTCATTCTGAGATTCAGATCTCCAAAGGAAATAGACAAGGAAGATTTATGAAACTTGTCGAAAGGAAAATcgtcaaataattaaaaaaacattcttgttattttctttttaaacatTATATTATACAGCAAGGCCTTAACCTCTTCTATTTCTCAAGAAAACATTCACACAACATTTAAGACAACTTCAGCCCTCGAGCTTATAAAACCAGACCACTCATCAAGTCAtcaagtttttttgttgtttacttCACTTTATACTTCACTACTACATCCCTTTGTTTTGACATAAGGGGCGAATTCTTAGCCACTGTCCATGCTATTCTTTGATGAATCAACATGTCCTGGTAGTCCTTAGtctttattctattttctctGCTGGTTGTGACCTTGAATGCCTGCTGTAATCTTCTTTAATCCGGCGACTTCTTCAATTGGATTTTGGAATTGGTCCTCAGCTATTGGTGGAATGTTCTCCTGTCAGTGAACTACTTGATCTGTTCAATATTCTTCTAGTCCAAATCTGTTAGGATTGGAGCGTCGTCATTTGATGACTCTTAATAGTATATTTACACGCTTTACCGAATGATAGGAATGCGGATAGCACCGATAAGGTGAAGAATGATTGTTAATTCCATTGATAACAAGCTCGCCTCTCCTACGATCTTagttataaaaacatatttgtgAACATTGTAGTTTTATCTTACGAAACTGGTGGCAATTTAGAAATTGACTGAATATCACCCTTTACgtttgatgattttctatgatttcaaAAAAGGCCTTAATCAACAAAATTTGATAGAATCGCGTTGTAttacttttggtaatgaagcactACCAGAGAAGGATGTTTGCAGAATTTCGTGCTGGTCGTGCCTCGTCAATGATGAAAGTTAACATCAGCCAAAATCGATTGTCATTCTGAGAAACTACGATGCTGTGCGCAACACAGAGATCGGCATGTGACTTCACAGAAGTATCTCTCAGGATATGGCAAACTGCAAAGCAATTGATTTTGCATAAACGTTCAGGTGTGAGAAATATAAGTAACAGATCGATTCCCAATGCCAGACTCCATAAAACACGTTATACAACTGAATCTTTGAAAGATAAAAACATCGAATGGATGTCTCGTTTTCACCCGATTTATCACCTAGTGTCTTTTTCTTGTTCCTCtctataaaacaaaagaagCGCAGACAGTGATTTTCATAATCTCAAGAAGCTTTCAATACCATGTTTCTATGATACCAACTTCAGAATTGATTTGAGTGTATGCAAACACTATGTCTGCTCTGATGGAAGAAGTAACATGTAGAATGTCTTTGATGtatcaatgtaaaaaaaatgtaaatgttaTGCCAGATCATTACTATATTTACGCCAAAAGAGACTCCTCTTGGAAGATATGGTCTCTCTCttgcataaaataaattatgcaAACACGACAACATATTGATTGGCCCAAAGATCATTATAGCCACTCAATGTCACTTGTTTCTTTCTATTTCAGCATCTTTCAGACTTCttccaataattttatcacTTGTTTTGTGTTCTTCAAACTTTTCCAGAAAATTAACCATTTTTGCTCTGTATTTGTTATGTAAAGACAAACAATATTACCGGTCATTTCTAGTTATGGTAGATTTTCCCGACCTTTGcctcttcttcttctcaaactttttatttattttcaacgaACTAACCCCAAAAGTAGGATGCAcatcaatcattttttaaatatcaatatgaCAATGAGTAATAATCATGGAAAAACGCAATGGAAAAAAATCCACAGATGGATAAAACAATACAAACTGATGTAGTTGAAATATCAgtctgaataaaaattattcgaatGGTTTTATTAAGCCATGACGTGAATGAATTTTGTTCCAAATCGTGGGTATTCAACTGAGAAAATTATGGAAGTGCCAACATAGGAGTggaatgaatgaaatatttagagCAAGCAGACATGGCTATTAGAATGGCAGGAAAAACATCGataacattataaaaatagaaaataaaatagttgaaagaTGTTTAAATAGGTATAGATACATAAGGAAAAGTACACCACAATGCCTAATTGAAAAGTGAGGGAAGCAGAAAGGTATTAGACAAGAAGGAGAGAAAGAcacaaaaaacttgataaaacaAACAGTTACTGTATGTACTGTTATTCTTCAagtaaaaaatcaattcaaaaagCGAATCCATTTTACGCACTTTCATATCGAAATATTACTTTATGATTCTCAAAGTAGCAGTCCACGTAACTGTAAAAACCTATATTCTACATCtgtatttcacaataaaaacgacgtgaaaaaaattgttgtagtGGCTTCGAAAACATTCAAACTTCAACGAATTTTTACCAAACAGTAAACTGATGAAAATACTTTGAACCCAATGTGAGTTATTCAAAATCGACGAAAATATATGcgaaaatttgatattcgcaATTTGCGGTTTCAACAAAGAAGTTAATATCATAAGTGCTTcgacaaatgttgaaaattttgtttgaagttaACGATTTTCAGCATATCTTACCGGTTTTACTAGCAAAAGATTCAGCAGGatcctccactaaaaaaattatacattacgctcaagaaattgataatcgcaataattttcaaaaatacgaTTACGGAAGTGTTGGTAATTTCATTGAATACGGTACTTTTGACCCACTTTCAAATCCACAGTGAAACCTCAAAGTAaggaatatataataaaaataatgattcagATTATAGACGCCTATTAACAACAGAGtacaatgtttatttaaataattaagtcATTTAGAATTTCAATTATCGAAACAATAACTAACTACATCAGCAGCTAACCTCAACTCGTGCTTGTACCTAGGCACGTATGAGCTATAGTGATAGCTTGTGACTTATTCCAGCTTGCATTTCTAACGATACCTGCGGCATGTTTTTGCATTTAATTGCTTCGGGTTCAGATTTTTCCTGCATGTTTTCGTAAACAAACTTGCTGCTTTAGAATTCTCTCCACGCTAGATCCCTACTAGTACTCAGTATGGCATCCGTGATCAATCTACTAATTTTTTACGACAGCTAAACGTTTAAGTCGGCTTTTGGAGGTAACTGTTGgcatatattaaatatattgaagggACCAGATATAGAATAATATACTTcattaaatattcatatgaaaaaaTCGAGCActtaaaattgtaattaaacaatattattggttctaataaattcactataaaaagtaaattaaatattcaatccTTTCCCTAAAAGAACAAACTATTTCGATATTCTGCCTCATGCGCATAAATTCATTGTCAACTATTTTCTCAGTATTCATGTTTTTCCCTCGTCCCTGACCTGTTTATTTGACTCACTAAATCTATCATTGTTTGTCCCGATCAGATGAACATCAACATTTACATAAATATACTGATTAAAGCATAC
This DNA window, taken from Diorhabda sublineata isolate icDioSubl1.1 chromosome 4, icDioSubl1.1, whole genome shotgun sequence, encodes the following:
- the LOC130442622 gene encoding uncharacterized protein LOC130442622, whose translation is MRKFLFAAAICAISLIPVSAKQDLDSVENKTEVFSTTTEKNEEPKRILELPYLPTEAITPTPTNTCEPIPKQRISEIKDKQEKEDDDEQSNEIHSRERRPSLVERLIHHKDFKDDRNNDHEGKDPVPCTCGVFLSGQFKKGSKKQPKGLPVLTQEMDTPFMNNAVGNRQCTNKCLELIIKHLPKSSEIICATVDREHVFKERAYLFIKNHTDKWHGTNLSAGREFCCENNIPYKCPLS